The Impatiens glandulifera chromosome 3, dImpGla2.1, whole genome shotgun sequence genome contains a region encoding:
- the LOC124930950 gene encoding magnesium-transporting ATPase, P-type 1-like isoform X2, translating into MGMPSFLRVFTGNGNVHASSQNSLQENLVYRPHPTRRHGLLRISIFAFLGRMMSRKKIDGGSRTEEEEKVYSWLYALSRTEKNLTFEYVRSTERGLSFSDAERRLRENGPNVPLDYSFPSWWHLLWNAFFHPFNIILVVLASLSFLANDSLNGCIMLVLVFISVSLRFYQENGSSKAAMKLSEFVRCPVKVQRCAGRVVQTELLVQVDQRDIVPGDIIILEPGDLFPGDVRLLTSKQLVVSQSSLTGEFGTTEKTADIREDQSTPLLELKNICFMGTSVISGCGTGLVVSTGSNTYMSTMFSTIGKQKPPDDFERGIKRISYVLVSVMLVVASIMILLDYITSRDVSQSILFGISVASALTPQMLPLVVNTSLAKGAVAMAKDRCIVKSLTAIRDMGSMDILCIDKTGTLTMNSAIMVNHFDTRGSTKENVLYYGFLNSYFKTQQKNPLDDAILAYVYTNGYRFQSSKWTMVDEIPFDFSRRRVSVILETSSNLEHQNSSSPNRFVITKGALEEITKVCSFIEHTDDERSEIAAFTTEDHYRILSLGEELSNDGLRLIGVAMKKLVKDAGKRIVAYDETVESEMVFIGLISFYDPPKDSAKLALWRLAEKGVKAKVLTGDSLSLAIRVCKEVGIRTSHVTSGPELELLDQDSFHETVKRATVLARLTPTQKLRVVQSLQTVGDHVIGFLGDGVNDSLALDAANVGISVDSGASIAKDFADIILLEKDLNVLVAGVEREFLIQCWPNCNSMGQNGRSLCENPTEMVP; encoded by the exons ATGGGAATGCCCAGCTTTCTCAGAGTTTTCACCGGCAATGGCAATGTTCATGCTTCTTCTCAGAATTCCCTTCAGGAAAATCTTGTCTACAGACCACACCCTACTCGTCGACATGGGTTGTTGCGAATTTCAATTTTCGCTTTTCTTGGGCGGATGATGTCCAGAA AGAAAATTGATGGAGGCTCgcggactgaagaagaagagaaggtaTACTCTTGGTTATATGCGTTGTCCCGGACAGAGAAGAACTTGACCTTTGAGTACGTTCGATCAACTGAAAGGG GGTTGAGCTTCAGTGATGCTGAGCGGAGACTGAGGGAAAATGGTCCGAATGTCCCTCTTGATTATTCATTTCCTAGTTGGTGGCATCTATTGTGGAATGCTTTTTTTCATCCTTTCAATATTATTCTGGTTGTATTGGCTTCCTTGTCATTTTTGGCCAATGACAGCCTTAATGGATGTATCATGCTTGTGTTGGTCTTTATTAGTGTGTCACTTCGATTTTACCAG GAAAATGGAAGCTCAAAAGCAGCAATGAAGCTATCAGAATTTGTAAGATGTCCAGTCAAAGTTCAAAGATGTGCAGGAAGAGTTGTTCAAACAGAATTACTGGTTCAAGTTGATCAAAGAGATATTGTTCCTGGGGACATCATCATACTTGAGCCTGGTGACCTTTTCCCTGGAGACGTAAGGCTATTGACTTCTAAACAGTTGGTTGTAAG TCAGTCGTCATTAACAGGCGAGTTTGGGACAACTGAGAAAACGGCTGATATAAGAGAAGATCAGAGCACTCCTTTGCTGGaattaaaaaacatttgttTTATG GGGACTAGCGTGATATCAGGTTGTGGAACTGGTCTTGTTGTTTCAACTGGATCCAACACTTACATGAGTACCATGTTTTCAACCATTGGGAAGCAGAAGCCACCAGATGATTTTGAGAGAGGCATTAAGCGCATATCTTATGTGCTTGTCTCTGTTATGCTTGTAGTAGCTAGTATTATGATCTTACTTGATTATATCACTTCACGTGATGTTAGCCAGAGTATATTGTTTGGAATCTCAGTTGCAAGTGCTCTCACTCCCCAAATGCTTCCGCTTGTAGTTAATACGAGTCTTGCAAAAGGAGCCGTTGCTATGGCAAAAGATAGATGCATTGTTAAAAGTCTTACAGCCATACGGGATATGGGGTCTAt GGATATTCTCTGCATTGACAAGACGGGTACACTGACCATGAACAGTGCAATTATGGTTAATCATTTTGATACCCGGGGATCAACCAAGGAAAATGTTCTGTATTATGGTTTTCTCAATTCCTACTTCAAGACACAACAAAAGAATCCGCTTGATGATGCAATATTGGCATATGTCTATACCAATGGTTATCGATTTCAGTCATCCAAATGGACCATGGTAGATGAGATTCCATTTGATTTTTCCAGAAGAAGAGTGTCTGTGATACTAGAAACATCATCAAATCTTGAACATCAGAATAGTAGTAGTCCAAACAGATTTGTGATAACCAAAGGTGCATTGGAGGAAATCACAAAGGTGTGTTCCTTTATTGAACATACTGATGATGAAAGAAGCGAAATTGCAGCTTTTACAACTGAAGATCATTACAGAATTCTGAGTCTGGGAGAGGAACTAAGCAATGATGGACTCCGTCTCATTGGAGTGGCAATGAAGAAGCTAGTCAAA GATGCAGGGAAAAGAATTGTAGCCTATGATGAGACTGTTGAATCTGAAATGGTGTTCATCGGTCTGATATCTTTCTATGACCCCCCAAAAGATTCTGCAAAACTTGCATTGTGGCGATTGGCTGAAAAGGGTGTTAAGGCAAAAGTGCTAACTGGTGATTCCCTTTCTCTTGCAATCAGAGTTTGCAAGGAAGTTGGGATCAGGACCTCGCATGTAACTTCTGGACCGGAGCTTGAGTTGCTTGATCAGGACTCCTTCCATGAGACAGTCAAAAGAGCAACAGTACTAGCGCGACTCACTCCCACCCAGAAACTTAGAGTCGTTCAGTCCCTACAAACGGTGGGAGACCATGTCATTGGGTTCTTGGGAGATGGTGTAAATGACTCTCTTGCTCTTGATGCTGCCAATGTCGGAATATCAGTTGACTCAGGAGCCTCAATTGCAAAGGACTTTGCCGACATTATATTGCTTGAAAAAGACTTGAATGTCCTTGTTGCTGGAGTTGAAAGAG AATTTCTTATACAATGTTGGCCAAATTGCAATTCCATGGGACAAAATGGAAGATCATTATGTGAAAACCCCACAGAGATGGTCCCTTAA
- the LOC124930950 gene encoding magnesium-transporting ATPase, P-type 1-like isoform X1 translates to MGMPSFLRVFTGNGNVHASSQNSLQENLVYRPHPTRRHGLLRISIFAFLGRMMSRKKIDGGSRTEEEEKVYSWLYALSRTEKNLTFEYVRSTERGLSFSDAERRLRENGPNVPLDYSFPSWWHLLWNAFFHPFNIILVVLASLSFLANDSLNGCIMLVLVFISVSLRFYQENGSSKAAMKLSEFVRCPVKVQRCAGRVVQTELLVQVDQRDIVPGDIIILEPGDLFPGDVRLLTSKQLVVSQSSLTGEFGTTEKTADIREDQSTPLLELKNICFMGTSVISGCGTGLVVSTGSNTYMSTMFSTIGKQKPPDDFERGIKRISYVLVSVMLVVASIMILLDYITSRDVSQSILFGISVASALTPQMLPLVVNTSLAKGAVAMAKDRCIVKSLTAIRDMGSMDILCIDKTGTLTMNSAIMVNHFDTRGSTKENVLYYGFLNSYFKTQQKNPLDDAILAYVYTNGYRFQSSKWTMVDEIPFDFSRRRVSVILETSSNLEHQNSSSPNRFVITKGALEEITKVCSFIEHTDDERSEIAAFTTEDHYRILSLGEELSNDGLRLIGVAMKKLVKDAGKRIVAYDETVESEMVFIGLISFYDPPKDSAKLALWRLAEKGVKAKVLTGDSLSLAIRVCKEVGIRTSHVTSGPELELLDQDSFHETVKRATVLARLTPTQKLRVVQSLQTVGDHVIGFLGDGVNDSLALDAANVGISVDSGASIAKDFADIILLEKDLNVLVAGVERGRATFANTMKYIKMSVIANVGSILSLLIANLVFGFEPLTPRQLVTQNFLYNVGQIAIPWDKMEDHYVKTPQRWSLKGLAVFILWNGPVCTICDIAALMFLWLYYGRGDSTVMDYMLFHSCWFVEGLLMQTLIIHLIRTEKIPFIQEIASWPVICSTLVVSSIGISIIYTPIGTVMGFEPLPSSYYGFLVLLFLGYFTVGQIVKRLYIFYYKTWL, encoded by the exons ATGGGAATGCCCAGCTTTCTCAGAGTTTTCACCGGCAATGGCAATGTTCATGCTTCTTCTCAGAATTCCCTTCAGGAAAATCTTGTCTACAGACCACACCCTACTCGTCGACATGGGTTGTTGCGAATTTCAATTTTCGCTTTTCTTGGGCGGATGATGTCCAGAA AGAAAATTGATGGAGGCTCgcggactgaagaagaagagaaggtaTACTCTTGGTTATATGCGTTGTCCCGGACAGAGAAGAACTTGACCTTTGAGTACGTTCGATCAACTGAAAGGG GGTTGAGCTTCAGTGATGCTGAGCGGAGACTGAGGGAAAATGGTCCGAATGTCCCTCTTGATTATTCATTTCCTAGTTGGTGGCATCTATTGTGGAATGCTTTTTTTCATCCTTTCAATATTATTCTGGTTGTATTGGCTTCCTTGTCATTTTTGGCCAATGACAGCCTTAATGGATGTATCATGCTTGTGTTGGTCTTTATTAGTGTGTCACTTCGATTTTACCAG GAAAATGGAAGCTCAAAAGCAGCAATGAAGCTATCAGAATTTGTAAGATGTCCAGTCAAAGTTCAAAGATGTGCAGGAAGAGTTGTTCAAACAGAATTACTGGTTCAAGTTGATCAAAGAGATATTGTTCCTGGGGACATCATCATACTTGAGCCTGGTGACCTTTTCCCTGGAGACGTAAGGCTATTGACTTCTAAACAGTTGGTTGTAAG TCAGTCGTCATTAACAGGCGAGTTTGGGACAACTGAGAAAACGGCTGATATAAGAGAAGATCAGAGCACTCCTTTGCTGGaattaaaaaacatttgttTTATG GGGACTAGCGTGATATCAGGTTGTGGAACTGGTCTTGTTGTTTCAACTGGATCCAACACTTACATGAGTACCATGTTTTCAACCATTGGGAAGCAGAAGCCACCAGATGATTTTGAGAGAGGCATTAAGCGCATATCTTATGTGCTTGTCTCTGTTATGCTTGTAGTAGCTAGTATTATGATCTTACTTGATTATATCACTTCACGTGATGTTAGCCAGAGTATATTGTTTGGAATCTCAGTTGCAAGTGCTCTCACTCCCCAAATGCTTCCGCTTGTAGTTAATACGAGTCTTGCAAAAGGAGCCGTTGCTATGGCAAAAGATAGATGCATTGTTAAAAGTCTTACAGCCATACGGGATATGGGGTCTAt GGATATTCTCTGCATTGACAAGACGGGTACACTGACCATGAACAGTGCAATTATGGTTAATCATTTTGATACCCGGGGATCAACCAAGGAAAATGTTCTGTATTATGGTTTTCTCAATTCCTACTTCAAGACACAACAAAAGAATCCGCTTGATGATGCAATATTGGCATATGTCTATACCAATGGTTATCGATTTCAGTCATCCAAATGGACCATGGTAGATGAGATTCCATTTGATTTTTCCAGAAGAAGAGTGTCTGTGATACTAGAAACATCATCAAATCTTGAACATCAGAATAGTAGTAGTCCAAACAGATTTGTGATAACCAAAGGTGCATTGGAGGAAATCACAAAGGTGTGTTCCTTTATTGAACATACTGATGATGAAAGAAGCGAAATTGCAGCTTTTACAACTGAAGATCATTACAGAATTCTGAGTCTGGGAGAGGAACTAAGCAATGATGGACTCCGTCTCATTGGAGTGGCAATGAAGAAGCTAGTCAAA GATGCAGGGAAAAGAATTGTAGCCTATGATGAGACTGTTGAATCTGAAATGGTGTTCATCGGTCTGATATCTTTCTATGACCCCCCAAAAGATTCTGCAAAACTTGCATTGTGGCGATTGGCTGAAAAGGGTGTTAAGGCAAAAGTGCTAACTGGTGATTCCCTTTCTCTTGCAATCAGAGTTTGCAAGGAAGTTGGGATCAGGACCTCGCATGTAACTTCTGGACCGGAGCTTGAGTTGCTTGATCAGGACTCCTTCCATGAGACAGTCAAAAGAGCAACAGTACTAGCGCGACTCACTCCCACCCAGAAACTTAGAGTCGTTCAGTCCCTACAAACGGTGGGAGACCATGTCATTGGGTTCTTGGGAGATGGTGTAAATGACTCTCTTGCTCTTGATGCTGCCAATGTCGGAATATCAGTTGACTCAGGAGCCTCAATTGCAAAGGACTTTGCCGACATTATATTGCTTGAAAAAGACTTGAATGTCCTTGTTGCTGGAGTTGAAAGAGGTCGGGCAACTTTTGCAAACACCATGAAGTACATTAAAATGTCTGTCATTGCTAATGTGGGAAGCATTCTTTCTCTTCTCATAGCCAATCTAGTTTTTGGTTTTGAGCCATTAACTCCAAGGCAACTTGTTACACAGAATTTCTTATACAATGTTGGCCAAATTGCAATTCCATGGGACAAAATGGAAGATCATTATGTGAAAACCCCACAGAGATGGTCCCTTAAAGGTCTAGCTGTCTTCATCTTATGGAACGGACCAGTCTGTACCATTTGTGACATAGCGGCTCTCATGTTCCTTTGGCTTTATTATGGGAGAGGTGACTCTACCGTGATGGATTATATGCTGTTTCATTCTTGTTGGTTTGTGGAAGGGCTTCTTATGCAGACTCTCATAATCCACTTGATCAGAACAGAGAAGATCCCCTTCATTCAGGAGATAGCCTCGTGGCCTGTCATCTGTAGCACACTTGTCGTATCTTCCATTGGGATTTCCATTATTTACACTCCAATTGGAACTGTTATGGGTTTTGAGCCCTTGCCCAGTTCATACTATGGCTTTTTGGTTCTACTCTTCTTGGGGTATTTTACAGTTGGACAAATTGTCAAGAGACTGTACATTTTCTACTACAAGACATGGCTTTAG
- the LOC124930272 gene encoding secreted RxLR effector protein 161-like encodes MSDAKSVNVPLASHFVLSKDRSLKTETEITEMKNVPYSNAIGFVMYLMISTRLDIAYTVSCLSRFMANPGMPHWNALKWILRYLKTTVDVDLTFLKCSLSTKLVGYVNSNYANDRDNKKSTTSYVFTLCGSCISWKSQLQPIVALSTTESEYVATTKSFKETICLRAILSEIDFLDKNVVVFFDS; translated from the coding sequence atGTCTGATGCTAAATCTGTGAATGTGCCTCTTGCTTCCCACTTTGTGTTAAGTAAGGATCGGTCTCTTAAGactgaaactgaaataactgaaatgaagaatgtgcctTATTCCAATGCTATAGGGTTTGTTATGTATCTCATGATTAGCACTAGACTTGATATTGCATATACAGTTAGTTGCTTGAGTAGATTTATGGCTAACCCTGGTATGCCTCATTGGAATGCTTTGAAATGGATTTTGAGATATCTAAAAACCACTGTTGATGTTGACTTGACTTTCTTAAAGTGTTCTTTAAGTACTAAGTTGGTTGGTTATGTGAATTCCAATTATGCTAATGATAGGGATAATAAAAAGTCTACTACTTCCTATGTGTTTACATTGTGTGGCTCTTGCATAAGTTGGAAGTCTCAACTTCAACCCATTGTTGCTTTATCTACTACAGAATCTGAGTATGTAGCTACCACTAAATCTTTTAAGGAAACAATTTGTCTTAGGGCTattttgtctgaaattgattttcttgaTAAAAATGTGGTTGTGTTTTTTGATAGTTAA